AACCAGAAACATTGATCGTTGGTTCGGTATCTTCTGAAAATCTTTTTGGCGCAGATAATTTACCTGACGAAGCAAAAATCTGTTCTTGTAATAATGTTTCAAAAGGAGACATCCTCACTGCAATTCGAGAGAAAGAATGTTATGATATCACAAGTTTAAAGAATTGTTCGAAAGCAGGGAGTGGATGTGGCGGTTGTTTACCACAAGTAAATTCGATCTTAAAAGCTGAATTAAAAACACAAGGAAAAGTTGTTACAGAACACCTTTGTGAACATTTCAGATTCTCTAGAAAGGAACTTTACCAAGTAATAAAAGTAAAATCTTTAAAATCATTTCCTGAGGCCTTAAAAGAAATTGGAAAAGGGAATGGATGTGAAATTTGTAAACCAGCAGTTGCTTCAATTATTGCAAGCATTTGGAACGAACCTATTCTTAAACATAGAGAAATCCAAGACACAAATGATAAATACTTAGCAAACATTCAAAGAGGTGGAACTTACTCGGTTATTCCAAGAATTCCAGGTGGTGAAATCACTCCAGACAAACTAATTGTAATCGGCGATGTGGCTAAAAAATACAATTTATACTGCAAAATAACAGGTGGGCAACGAATTGATTTGTTAGGTGCTAGAATTGACCAACTTCCTTCCATTTGGAAGGATTTGATTGATCATGGATTTGAAAGTGGTCATGCGTATGGAAAATCAATGCGGACTGTCAAAAGTTGTGTTGGCTCTACCTGGTGTCGATTCGGTGTCCAAGACAGCACGTCCTTTGCAATCAAATTAGAAGAACGTTACAAAGGAATTCGAGCCCCTCATAAACTCAAATGCGGAGTCTCAGGTTGTATTCGTGAATGTGCAGAAGCACGTGGAAAAGATTTTGGTATCATCGCTACCGAAAGAGGTTGGAACCTTTACATCGGAGGGAACGGTGGAGTGAATCCAAAACATGCAATATTATTTGCAGAGGACTTAGACGAAGACACATGTATCAAGTATATCGACCGTTATATGATGTTTTATATCAGAACGGCTGACAAACTAATGAGAACTTCAACTTGGTTAGAACAGCTGGAAGGTGGAATAGAATATTTAAAAGATGTCGTCATCAACGATCGACTTGGTATCAATTCACAGTTAGATGAAGAAATGAAACATTTGGTAAATACTTACCACTGTGAGTGGAAAGATGTTGTTGAAGATCCTGAAAAACAAAAAAAGTTCAAACATTTTGTAAATAGCAATGATACGGATCCAAATATCCAATTCATCGAAGAACGTGGTCAAATCCGACCTGTTGATTGGGTTGAACAAAACTTAGTAAAATCATAAAGAGGAACACCAAATGCAAACAAATCAAAATACAAAAGAAAAAGTATTAATTGGTCCTGTATCCAATTTTGAAAAAGAAGGTGGTGTTACTGCAAAGATTGGTAACAAACAAATTGCTATTTTCTACTTTGAATCACGAAATGAATGGTATGCATGTGAAAATGCATGCCCACATACAGGTGATATGGTTTTATCCAGGGGAATACTTGGAGATTCTAACGGTGAACCCAAGGTAGTTTGCCCATTACACAAAAGAAATTTTTCTCTCCAATCTGGAGAATGCCTAAACGATGAAAATTATAAAGTGAATTTATATTCGGTTAAGGTTGAGAATGATTGCGTTTACTTAGAAATGGAAAGTTCCTTGTTACAACAACTTGGTTACCAATAATGAATCCGCTTCCCTTGAATCAAAAAAAAGGAAAGGTATATTTGGTAGGTGCAGGCCCAGGTGATCCTGAATTACTCACTGTCAAAGCGTTAAAGATCTTAAGGAAAGCAAATATTGTATTTTATGATGACTTAGTTTCGCCTCGTATACTAGGAGTTTGTCGAAAATCTATCCAAATGGTTTACGTAGGGAAACGTTTGGGAGTTCATAGCTGCTTACAAGATCAAATTAATGATAAATTGCTCCAAGCAGCTAAAGAACACAATACAATAGTTAGACTGAAAGGCGGAGATCCATCCATTTTTGGTAGAGTTGGAGAAGAATATGCATCTCTTCTACACGAAGGGATCGAATGTGAAATTATTGCTGGAATTACAACTGCTTCTGGAGTAGCATCATCACTTGGTTTTCCTTTGACCCATCGAGACTATGCAAGGGAAATCCTATTTTTATCTGGGCACAAAAAGGACGGTGTGAATGCAGAAGGTTTCAAAAATTTAAATTGTATTGGCAAAACCATAATCATTTATATGGGGTTAAACTCACTTGGTTTGATCGTATCTGAACTAATGAATTCAGGAAATGATAAAGATACAAAAATTGCAGTAATACAAAATGCAACTTTGGAAACAGAAAGAGTTTTCACTGGAAATTTGGAAAATA
The sequence above is a segment of the Leptospira sp. WS39.C2 genome. Coding sequences within it:
- the nirB gene encoding nitrite reductase large subunit NirB, yielding MIKRKLVVIGNGMVGHRFCEKLVEYGGTDKFEITVLGEEPRRAYDRVHLSEYFANRSAEALYLSTPDWYRTNGIKLLLSEPAVSLDTVRRKLVTSLGTELEFDELIFATGSSPFIPPLEGLDKEGVFVYRTIEDLEDTLEYSKKIKKAAVLGGGLLGLEAAKALVDLGKETHVIEFAPRLMPRQLDDGGAAILKSKIEEIGVQIHLNKQTETVLGDKKIEGFAFKDGGSLDFDLLIVSAGIRPRDELAKEAGITVGERGGIIVDDGMGTNVYGIYAIGEVALHRNFIYGLVAPGYEMAETLAFNLCSPGNKPKVYSGSDLSTKLKLIGVEVASFGDALGQTEHIPIVFKNPRSGVYKKLVISPDGKYLLGGILVGDAKAYGNLLSFYLNKMELPEEPETLIVGSVSSENLFGADNLPDEAKICSCNNVSKGDILTAIREKECYDITSLKNCSKAGSGCGGCLPQVNSILKAELKTQGKVVTEHLCEHFRFSRKELYQVIKVKSLKSFPEALKEIGKGNGCEICKPAVASIIASIWNEPILKHREIQDTNDKYLANIQRGGTYSVIPRIPGGEITPDKLIVIGDVAKKYNLYCKITGGQRIDLLGARIDQLPSIWKDLIDHGFESGHAYGKSMRTVKSCVGSTWCRFGVQDSTSFAIKLEERYKGIRAPHKLKCGVSGCIRECAEARGKDFGIIATERGWNLYIGGNGGVNPKHAILFAEDLDEDTCIKYIDRYMMFYIRTADKLMRTSTWLEQLEGGIEYLKDVVINDRLGINSQLDEEMKHLVNTYHCEWKDVVEDPEKQKKFKHFVNSNDTDPNIQFIEERGQIRPVDWVEQNLVKS
- the nirD gene encoding nitrite reductase small subunit NirD, coding for MQTNQNTKEKVLIGPVSNFEKEGGVTAKIGNKQIAIFYFESRNEWYACENACPHTGDMVLSRGILGDSNGEPKVVCPLHKRNFSLQSGECLNDENYKVNLYSVKVENDCVYLEMESSLLQQLGYQ
- the cobA gene encoding uroporphyrinogen-III C-methyltransferase, yielding MNPLPLNQKKGKVYLVGAGPGDPELLTVKALKILRKANIVFYDDLVSPRILGVCRKSIQMVYVGKRLGVHSCLQDQINDKLLQAAKEHNTIVRLKGGDPSIFGRVGEEYASLLHEGIECEIIAGITTASGVASSLGFPLTHRDYAREILFLSGHKKDGVNAEGFKNLNCIGKTIIIYMGLNSLGLIVSELMNSGNDKDTKIAVIQNATLETERVFTGNLENIEWIVEKNQVKSPAIMVVGEIVRFYEEMKNLKNGCASILSPI